One Ethanoligenens harbinense YUAN-3 genomic window carries:
- a CDS encoding cytochrome b5 domain-containing protein, whose product MKKHTFLLPAATLAVVVFLAGCAANQSAASPSAAGTTSVSAASSAVSSSSSAQKVFTLSELKQYNGKNGNPAYITVNGVVYDVTNAKDWSGGSHHGYSAGQDLTQAIQQSPHGTSVLKSLPIIGKLQ is encoded by the coding sequence ATGAAAAAACATACGTTTTTGCTGCCGGCTGCGACGCTGGCTGTCGTGGTCTTTTTGGCCGGATGTGCTGCAAACCAATCCGCGGCGTCCCCGAGCGCGGCGGGCACCACGTCCGTCTCGGCTGCATCTTCTGCCGTTTCTTCTTCCTCCTCCGCCCAGAAAGTATTTACGCTCAGCGAATTGAAGCAATATAACGGAAAAAACGGGAACCCCGCATATATCACCGTAAACGGGGTCGTGTATGACGTGACGAATGCAAAAGACTGGAGCGGCGGCTCACACCACGGTTACTCGGCCGGGCAGGATCTCACGCAGGCCATCCAGCAATCCCCGCACGGCACGTCCGTCCTGAAAAGCCTGCCGATCATCGGAAAACTGCAGTAA
- a CDS encoding SHOCT domain-containing protein has product MMYFGRGFGGCLGYGSPFGGIGGILMGVVCVLLIAAMIVFVVRALKKAEHSRPSTGAMEALRLRYAKGEITEEEYLRIKKTLEQ; this is encoded by the coding sequence ATGATGTATTTTGGAAGAGGGTTCGGCGGCTGCTTGGGGTATGGCAGTCCTTTTGGGGGCATTGGCGGCATCCTGATGGGTGTGGTGTGTGTGTTGCTGATTGCCGCAATGATCGTCTTTGTGGTGCGCGCACTGAAAAAAGCGGAGCATTCCCGCCCATCCACCGGAGCGATGGAGGCCCTGAGGCTCCGGTATGCGAAGGGCGAGATCACTGAGGAGGAATACCTGCGGATCAAAAAAACACTGGAGCAATGA
- a CDS encoding response regulator transcription factor gives MQYTVMIVEDNAEIRGIVTKYLDAEGYIPLFAKDGFEALALFAQRLVHLVLLDVMMPGIDGFEVLRELRKISDVPVILLTARQEETDRLNGFDCGADDYVVKPFSLKELMKRVNALIRRVYHDADGIVYRYRDLSLHTRAMKLYKGDAEISITAAEYALLDAMFRHPGQVLSREQLIELAFGSRYEGYDRNIDSYIKRIRQKIEDDPKNPQILITKYGAGYRFGGAEK, from the coding sequence ATGCAATACACAGTCATGATTGTGGAGGACAACGCTGAAATACGCGGAATCGTCACAAAATACCTGGATGCGGAAGGGTATATCCCTCTTTTTGCAAAGGATGGTTTCGAGGCGCTGGCGCTTTTTGCCCAGCGCCTCGTCCATCTTGTCCTGCTTGATGTCATGATGCCTGGGATCGATGGATTCGAAGTGCTGCGCGAGCTGCGGAAAATTTCGGATGTGCCGGTGATCCTGCTGACGGCCAGGCAGGAGGAAACAGACCGCCTGAATGGATTCGACTGCGGCGCGGACGACTATGTGGTCAAGCCGTTCAGTCTGAAAGAACTGATGAAGCGTGTCAACGCGCTTATCCGGCGGGTCTACCATGACGCCGATGGAATCGTTTATCGGTATCGGGATCTGAGCCTGCACACCAGAGCAATGAAACTGTATAAAGGCGACGCGGAAATCTCCATCACAGCGGCGGAATATGCGCTGCTGGACGCGATGTTCCGTCATCCAGGGCAGGTGCTCAGCCGGGAGCAGTTGATCGAGCTGGCATTCGGCAGCAGATACGAGGGGTATGACCGCAATATCGACAGTTATATCAAGCGTATCCGGCAAAAAATAGAGGACGATCCCAAGAATCCGCAGATACTCATCACGAAATACGGTGCAGGATACCGGTTTGGAGGTGCGGAAAAATGA
- a CDS encoding sensor histidine kinase: MTLRRQWLILLTLTAVLAVGIHSVVLGSLINRYFQAYTTANYQKNLAQIKQFSQKTLMEKSYTIEQLDTQLSSYLSDPILRIRLYDAKGGLLADIGGAEAAEGMMSGMMEQMMSGSGARQVDSTPVVVSGTVLGRLLITRYETVGDSLVNAKFRDALIRDSLCSFGIVLVALVFVGLFVSRRMSRDLTRTASMALDIDMDKQANGPLSNIREVRVIQQSLLELQSRLRLRQIGRKHLVDELVHQTRTPLTILKTHLEAMQDGMLQITPDVMQTCEAQIEHLSSIITNMRRMLDAERENRPLHIETFDFSPFIRQILSGLKLQFGRKQVELRLLNQNKAVLTTDPYLLSQCIYNLLTNAYKFTEPGGRVRVSYERSGESFSVCIKDSGVGISPEEQGHLFDAYFKGSNVGSDSGDGLGLYVVKQNLDRLNGSIQVESAPGQGSSFLIRITDGRRKYWPSRCKTSTGTGCRHHKPSAAHHR; the protein is encoded by the coding sequence ATGACGCTGCGGCGGCAATGGCTCATTTTGCTGACCCTCACGGCCGTTTTGGCTGTCGGCATCCATTCGGTCGTGCTGGGTTCGCTCATCAACCGTTATTTTCAGGCGTATACGACCGCTAATTACCAGAAAAATCTTGCCCAAATCAAACAGTTTTCACAGAAAACTCTTATGGAAAAAAGCTATACGATCGAACAGCTCGATACACAGCTGTCGTCCTATCTCAGCGACCCCATTCTTCGTATCCGGCTGTACGACGCAAAAGGCGGTCTGCTGGCCGACATAGGCGGCGCGGAAGCGGCAGAAGGCATGATGAGCGGGATGATGGAGCAGATGATGAGCGGCAGCGGTGCCCGCCAAGTCGATTCCACACCGGTTGTGGTTTCCGGAACCGTTCTTGGCCGGCTTCTCATCACGCGCTATGAAACCGTCGGCGATTCTCTTGTGAACGCAAAGTTTCGGGACGCGCTCATTCGAGACAGCCTGTGTTCCTTCGGCATCGTTCTGGTGGCACTTGTGTTTGTCGGCCTGTTTGTGAGCCGGAGAATGAGCCGTGACCTGACACGGACAGCCTCTATGGCGCTGGATATTGACATGGACAAACAGGCAAACGGCCCTTTGTCCAATATCCGTGAGGTCCGTGTGATTCAACAAAGCCTATTGGAGCTGCAGTCCAGACTGCGGCTTCGGCAGATTGGGCGAAAACATTTGGTAGATGAACTGGTACATCAGACAAGAACTCCGCTGACCATTTTGAAAACGCACCTGGAAGCCATGCAGGACGGCATGCTGCAGATAACGCCGGACGTGATGCAGACCTGTGAAGCACAAATTGAGCACCTTTCCTCCATTATCACGAACATGCGACGGATGCTGGATGCCGAGCGTGAAAACAGGCCGCTCCACATCGAAACCTTTGACTTTTCCCCGTTTATCCGGCAGATTCTCTCCGGCCTGAAGCTGCAGTTTGGCCGCAAACAGGTTGAATTGCGGCTGCTAAACCAAAATAAAGCGGTTTTGACAACCGACCCGTATCTGTTGAGCCAGTGCATTTACAATCTGCTGACCAACGCGTATAAATTTACGGAACCGGGCGGCAGAGTGCGTGTATCCTACGAGCGTTCCGGAGAAAGCTTTTCCGTCTGCATTAAAGATTCAGGCGTGGGCATCAGTCCAGAGGAACAGGGGCACCTGTTCGACGCCTACTTTAAAGGCAGCAATGTCGGTAGCGATTCGGGCGATGGCCTGGGTCTATATGTAGTAAAGCAGAACCTCGATCGCCTAAACGGAAGTATCCAGGTCGAATCCGCTCCCGGACAGGGAAGCAGCTTCCTTATCCGCATAACGGACGGGCGTCGCAAGTATTGGCCAAGCCGCTGCAAAACAAGCACTGGCACGGGGTGCCGTCACCATAAGCCGTCTGCAGCCCATCACCGTTGA
- a CDS encoding SDR family NAD(P)-dependent oxidoreductase, whose protein sequence is MTKNTYPFHQKVVLITGGGSGIGRAIACAFLENNATVVIIGRRMEALRETLASYPKERTLAISRDISEPQAAAQIVAEVLKRFGHLDVVVSNAGAYASGDLVDLDKKTWEHLCSVNIDALFYLAQAAFPALRKVSGTLVATSSVSGLNGDWKQAAYNATKHAVSGFVRSLALDWGGEGVRVNAVAPAFTITDMTADVAGSPEQLVPFIDRIPLERPGTPEDIAPVVLFLASPDAAYITGVVLPIDGGTSASTGQPHLL, encoded by the coding sequence ATGACGAAAAACACTTATCCGTTCCATCAAAAGGTCGTTTTGATAACCGGAGGCGGCAGTGGGATTGGTCGGGCGATAGCCTGTGCATTTTTGGAGAATAACGCTACCGTCGTCATCATTGGCCGGCGCATGGAAGCGTTGAGGGAGACGCTCGCCTCTTATCCGAAAGAACGCACCCTGGCAATTTCCAGAGATATCTCCGAGCCGCAAGCCGCCGCACAAATCGTGGCGGAGGTGCTGAAGCGCTTCGGCCATCTGGACGTAGTGGTGAGCAACGCCGGCGCTTATGCGAGCGGAGACTTGGTGGATTTGGACAAAAAAACATGGGAACATCTGTGTTCAGTCAATATTGATGCGCTTTTCTATCTTGCCCAAGCTGCTTTTCCGGCATTGCGGAAAGTCAGCGGCACATTGGTTGCGACCTCATCGGTTTCCGGGCTGAACGGAGACTGGAAACAGGCCGCTTACAATGCCACCAAACATGCGGTCAGCGGCTTTGTCCGCTCTCTCGCGTTGGATTGGGGCGGGGAAGGCGTTCGTGTGAACGCCGTTGCCCCGGCGTTTACCATCACCGATATGACCGCTGACGTGGCGGGATCACCCGAACAGCTTGTTCCGTTTATCGACCGTATTCCCTTGGAGCGGCCTGGAACCCCGGAAGATATCGCCCCGGTCGTGCTGTTCTTGGCTTCGCCGGACGCCGCTTACATCACGGGCGTTGTGCTTCCCATCGACGGCGGCACTAGTGCTTCTACCGGTCAACCGCATCTACTATAA
- a CDS encoding SDR family oxidoreductase has protein sequence MSGQLNKQKVLVIGGSKYLGLAIAKQASEAGAEVVIGARNPEQASQAAAQLPLASAIRVDITDEGTIAAAASQLGHVDHVVITASAHHNVRVQDLEHDKIVTAFEAKVIGPLLLAKHFAPIISPAGSILLFSGVAAWKPSPEYTVMGVTNGAVAFLVSQLAKELAPIRVNAISPGITDSGTWNVLGKQNKRELLESASVSSLVGRAGTADDIADAAIWLLGAGFVSGETIHVEGGTRHT, from the coding sequence ATGAGCGGACAATTAAACAAGCAAAAAGTACTGGTAATAGGCGGATCGAAATATTTGGGCTTGGCAATCGCAAAACAAGCGAGTGAAGCCGGAGCGGAAGTGGTCATTGGAGCGCGCAATCCGGAGCAGGCTTCTCAGGCGGCCGCACAGCTTCCGCTGGCAAGTGCGATCCGCGTGGACATTACGGACGAAGGCACGATTGCCGCCGCGGCATCCCAACTGGGGCATGTCGATCATGTGGTGATCACCGCATCTGCTCATCACAATGTGCGGGTTCAGGATCTGGAACATGATAAAATCGTCACCGCGTTTGAAGCGAAGGTGATCGGCCCTCTGCTGTTGGCGAAGCATTTTGCGCCGATTATCTCCCCGGCGGGATCTATCCTTCTGTTCTCCGGCGTGGCCGCATGGAAACCCTCCCCCGAATATACGGTGATGGGTGTGACCAATGGAGCGGTCGCCTTCCTGGTTTCGCAACTAGCAAAGGAACTTGCGCCTATCCGTGTCAATGCAATTTCGCCGGGCATCACCGACTCCGGCACTTGGAACGTCCTTGGAAAGCAGAACAAAAGGGAACTGCTGGAAAGTGCCTCGGTGTCCAGCCTGGTCGGGCGGGCCGGTACGGCTGATGATATCGCAGATGCCGCCATATGGCTGCTCGGTGCCGGATTTGTTTCCGGAGAAACGATCCATGTGGAAGGAGGAACAAGGCACACATGA
- a CDS encoding LysR family transcriptional regulator codes for MISLEQIQYFLAIVRYGSLNKASEHLYISQPSLSKQLQHLEKELGCKLLIRNYDGIEATSPGKLFYEQMSGILEEFDRAIDKVRHFDEVRQLRVGGLGNLVTYFLPRYIERLKAGGRNQVTVDTRFSNEELVKGVESGKFDLVLLSNAEPQQNLAVIPLMTEPLYVVFPVAHPLRCQQSISFMEIVLHEKLVLYKDPCTIRASIRRQCNRMKVTPNIVLELDLTESLLRYVSHGDGITLLPSIVAKGIQDPSIATREISRIPIYREISVAMKKENVPSYLPMFSENIKAF; via the coding sequence ATGATCAGCCTCGAGCAAATACAATATTTTCTTGCAATCGTCCGTTACGGCAGCTTGAACAAAGCATCCGAGCACCTTTACATTTCGCAGCCGTCGCTTTCGAAACAGCTGCAACATCTTGAAAAGGAGCTTGGCTGCAAACTGTTGATCCGAAACTATGACGGCATTGAAGCGACCTCTCCTGGAAAGCTGTTCTATGAGCAAATGAGCGGCATTTTGGAAGAATTTGATCGGGCAATCGATAAAGTCAGACATTTTGATGAGGTGCGTCAACTGCGCGTCGGCGGACTTGGAAATCTGGTGACCTATTTTCTCCCCCGGTATATAGAACGGCTGAAAGCAGGCGGGCGGAATCAGGTGACCGTTGATACCCGCTTCTCCAACGAGGAACTTGTAAAAGGGGTCGAAAGTGGAAAATTCGACTTGGTACTGCTTTCCAACGCGGAGCCGCAGCAGAATCTTGCCGTGATCCCGCTCATGACGGAGCCGCTCTATGTGGTGTTTCCTGTTGCCCACCCTCTGCGCTGCCAACAGAGCATTAGTTTTATGGAGATCGTCCTGCATGAAAAACTGGTGCTCTATAAGGATCCCTGCACCATCCGCGCCTCGATACGCAGGCAGTGCAACCGCATGAAAGTGACGCCGAATATCGTGCTGGAGCTGGACCTGACAGAGTCGCTCTTGCGCTACGTGAGCCATGGAGACGGCATCACCCTTCTGCCCTCGATCGTGGCAAAAGGGATTCAGGACCCTTCCATCGCCACACGAGAAATCAGCCGCATTCCGATCTACCGGGAAATATCCGTCGCCATGAAAAAGGAAAATGTACCCTCCTATCTGCCCATGTTTTCCGAGAACATTAAGGCATTCTGA
- a CDS encoding phosphodiester glycosidase family protein, with translation MSNKNASLVVGMPNDGTSYGMQTVRDQASAAEKNGKNIVAAVNGDFYDMSTGEPVSLIVKDGVELHASNNSSGFFGIKKDGMAVIGDASTYNQIKGDLQEAMSSNQLLVVNGKTVGSSTDLEPRTAVGIRADGSVFFIVIDGRQSPYSEGITLTDLSQLMLDDGAVQAANLDGGGSSTFASRTPGDTDLTVKNSPSDGNERTVANSWLIVSNAVSDGQFASAAITPGDQTYTPGATVQFAAKGVDASGAPAQLPGGLSWSLSDPSYGSIDQTGKFVSGGKTGQFQVQLSSNGKVVGSAWAEVAVPDSLQFLQSELSLKFNAQQDLGLTATYKGRTVTLHSGDIQWTYNTAMGTIDDSNIFHAGGQSASGTVTAQFSGTNLTASINLKVGQLPVVLYDFEGNLDDWSTSTAGRGEQCSISLAKYPNDPVRFGQQSLRIDFDNTNAQKSTTLGDYAGPATSVPVPGTPTAIGMWVYATPEAQGYWLRMYVYDKNGSVKPLDITPQSGVNWTGWKYCEAAIPSTYQGPFTTFPKQMIRIMSLKSGIVGPMTKGSIYVDNIRAVYGANVDDLTAPVIDSVNVDGKTYNTSSVNITTAIHDVSEPNESGINWDRNRIWVDGVEYTNAQDHYSYDKDGTFSLSGYQWADGVHHVHLSIQDNFGNETDKDVYFTVKTSNGTGISLNPQGASAPLGGTYLFTLNADDLSNVTGATATVNISEAFPVTGVDFAGSAAGSTYQYDVSTGNVTLNIKNSGAAKGSGTLATIHVAVPAGTAQGGTIPYSVTSGAATFTAAQGGTFNATFSCTAGAIPVSSSLNVSLGQMVVGADGQLTVTTADGKPAAGADVTFTPAGGTAQDLGKTDADGNLSSAVPTQTAQKFTLSAQLDTAYSFPTAGQSFNPQKGAAPSNLLAGSTQDPTTEKTFTWMTNPLQGGGKAIMQVAGQDDYAKNGDSAFADYTGTCKLITYTADSSAVTLNSVTATGLTAGTTYAYRVGDGTNWSDVRTFTTLKPDDSNLTFNVFGDTQVSDTAGLSALDGFITDIENAPVKSDFALHVGDFTDDQSIFNEMDITANMLSSHSIFDSMDFIHVMGNHELQGDDGTKSAAILGMPNSNGPDCDKTGTYSVDYGNMHIAVLGWTGDTTQMQEKLDWLRKDMNASHKTWKMIATHQPTFNTNPSDGSTMFYDMLPQVCDELGVDIVFNGHDHAYGRTYPIYDKTPATSDPANCNNGTVYIAAGHSGDKTYDIDPVQPDAFVTHQQEANKDDAVYLTCSVDKNKMHLVVHDSQNGETTDDVTLTAHKTDKTALQSAIASAQALDGAAVVGNYEGNYPQSAMDSMKSAINAANAVNSDDNATPEDVAAAVTALNTAVATFQSAVVTVDRTQLNTLVSNAEKLDSTKYTPNSWKPFGDALTAAQTVLAGHPRQEDINEAFNALLTAQNSLVFAADKSALQQIVTLAKNTDTSNDKPARVKALTDAVAAAQAVLDDPNAVQTEADNAVAAVLQALTNLQEIADRTDLNALIVTVQKLDGSKYTNASWQSLQTALSAAQAEAADLDNNASDIQTAYSNLAGAVNALVTVSNKAALSNTVSLAGQVLANAGSYAPATLQGISDLVAQAQALLVQNDATQSAVDSADSALLNALAKVRVKADKTDLAKLVDATSKMDLTKYTAASAETLRQELTAAKTALTDENITQDAVNQLTGSLQNAVNGLVPVSAGNGTTSSNDASSHSNASNPKTGAAQSSALPVAAAGGLVGACAFVVVLFRRRKKESR, from the coding sequence TTGTCAAACAAAAATGCGTCGCTGGTCGTGGGCATGCCAAACGACGGCACATCTTACGGGATGCAGACCGTGCGCGACCAAGCTTCTGCCGCAGAAAAAAACGGGAAAAACATTGTGGCCGCCGTCAACGGGGATTTTTATGATATGTCCACCGGCGAACCGGTCAGTCTCATTGTAAAAGATGGCGTTGAACTGCACGCCAGCAACAATTCCAGTGGCTTTTTTGGCATAAAAAAGGACGGTATGGCCGTTATCGGAGATGCTAGTACGTATAATCAGATCAAAGGCGACCTTCAAGAAGCAATGAGCAGCAACCAGCTTTTGGTGGTAAACGGAAAAACCGTCGGCAGCAGCACAGATCTCGAACCACGTACTGCCGTAGGCATCCGCGCGGACGGCAGCGTGTTCTTCATTGTAATTGACGGCCGGCAAAGCCCTTATTCCGAAGGTATTACGCTGACGGATCTATCCCAACTAATGCTGGATGACGGTGCCGTGCAGGCCGCCAATTTGGATGGCGGTGGTTCCTCCACCTTTGCCAGCCGCACACCGGGAGATACTGATCTGACGGTGAAAAACAGCCCGTCGGATGGCAACGAACGCACCGTGGCCAATTCCTGGCTGATTGTTTCCAACGCTGTGTCAGATGGACAGTTTGCTTCAGCAGCTATCACACCTGGCGATCAGACCTATACGCCTGGTGCAACCGTGCAGTTTGCCGCCAAAGGTGTGGATGCCTCCGGTGCGCCGGCACAGTTGCCGGGTGGTTTGTCTTGGTCGCTTTCCGACCCCAGTTACGGAAGTATCGACCAGACGGGCAAATTTGTATCCGGCGGAAAAACGGGGCAGTTCCAGGTTCAGCTTTCCTCGAATGGGAAAGTAGTAGGCAGCGCATGGGCAGAGGTCGCCGTTCCGGACAGCTTGCAGTTTTTGCAGTCGGAGCTAAGCCTGAAGTTCAATGCCCAGCAGGATTTGGGGTTGACCGCCACCTACAAGGGACGTACGGTTACACTGCACAGTGGTGATATCCAGTGGACCTATAACACGGCGATGGGTACCATAGATGATTCCAATATCTTCCACGCAGGCGGACAGTCCGCTTCCGGCACGGTCACGGCACAGTTCAGCGGCACAAATCTTACGGCTTCTATCAATCTCAAGGTGGGCCAGCTCCCGGTCGTCCTGTATGATTTTGAAGGGAATCTTGACGACTGGAGCACTTCTACCGCCGGCAGGGGCGAGCAGTGCAGCATATCCCTTGCAAAATATCCGAATGATCCGGTCCGCTTTGGTCAGCAGTCCCTGCGCATTGACTTTGACAATACGAACGCACAGAAATCCACCACGCTCGGGGATTATGCCGGCCCGGCAACCAGCGTGCCTGTTCCGGGCACACCGACGGCAATCGGCATGTGGGTCTATGCGACTCCCGAAGCGCAGGGGTATTGGTTGCGCATGTATGTTTACGATAAAAACGGAAGCGTCAAGCCTTTGGATATCACGCCGCAGTCCGGTGTCAACTGGACCGGCTGGAAATACTGTGAAGCAGCGATTCCAAGCACGTATCAAGGTCCGTTTACGACATTTCCCAAACAGATGATCCGCATCATGTCCCTCAAGTCCGGTATTGTCGGCCCCATGACCAAAGGAAGCATCTATGTCGATAACATCCGCGCGGTCTACGGCGCGAATGTAGATGACTTGACTGCGCCGGTGATCGACTCGGTAAATGTGGATGGGAAAACGTACAATACGTCTTCCGTCAACATTACGACAGCGATCCACGACGTGAGCGAGCCCAATGAATCCGGTATCAACTGGGACCGCAACCGCATTTGGGTGGACGGTGTGGAATATACCAATGCCCAGGACCATTATTCCTATGATAAAGACGGTACTTTCAGTTTGTCCGGTTATCAATGGGCGGACGGTGTGCACCATGTGCACCTTTCCATTCAGGATAACTTCGGGAATGAAACGGACAAGGATGTCTATTTCACGGTAAAAACAAGCAACGGCACCGGTATTTCGCTGAATCCACAGGGCGCGAGCGCACCTCTGGGCGGGACCTATTTGTTTACGCTGAATGCGGACGATCTGTCCAATGTGACCGGCGCCACGGCTACCGTCAATATCAGCGAGGCATTTCCGGTGACGGGCGTGGACTTTGCCGGTAGCGCCGCGGGCAGCACCTACCAATACGATGTCTCCACCGGCAACGTGACACTGAACATCAAAAACAGCGGCGCGGCCAAGGGCTCCGGCACGCTGGCGACCATCCATGTTGCCGTGCCGGCCGGCACCGCACAGGGCGGCACCATCCCCTACAGCGTTACCAGCGGCGCGGCTACTTTCACCGCTGCACAGGGCGGCACTTTTAACGCCACGTTTTCCTGCACCGCGGGAGCCATACCGGTTTCGTCCAGCTTGAATGTCTCTCTCGGGCAGATGGTCGTGGGGGCGGATGGGCAGCTCACCGTTACCACGGCGGACGGTAAACCGGCTGCCGGTGCGGATGTGACGTTCACGCCTGCGGGCGGCACCGCGCAGGATCTCGGCAAAACCGACGCGGACGGCAATCTTTCAAGCGCCGTGCCGACCCAGACGGCGCAGAAATTCACGCTTTCGGCGCAGTTGGATACGGCGTACAGTTTCCCGACCGCCGGGCAGTCGTTCAATCCGCAGAAGGGCGCCGCGCCCAGTAATCTGCTGGCCGGTTCCACGCAGGACCCGACGACTGAAAAAACCTTTACATGGATGACCAATCCGTTGCAGGGCGGGGGAAAAGCCATCATGCAGGTGGCCGGGCAGGATGACTACGCGAAGAACGGCGACAGCGCCTTTGCCGATTATACCGGTACATGCAAGCTCATCACCTACACCGCCGACAGCAGCGCCGTCACGCTCAATTCAGTCACCGCGACCGGCCTCACTGCCGGCACGACTTACGCCTATCGTGTAGGCGACGGCACGAACTGGTCGGACGTGCGCACGTTCACCACCCTGAAGCCCGATGATTCCAACCTGACATTCAATGTCTTCGGTGATACGCAGGTCAGTGATACGGCGGGACTCAGCGCACTCGACGGCTTCATCACCGACATTGAGAACGCGCCGGTCAAATCCGATTTTGCCCTTCATGTGGGTGACTTCACCGACGATCAGTCCATTTTCAACGAAATGGATATTACTGCCAACATGCTCAGCTCGCATTCGATCTTTGATTCAATGGACTTTATCCATGTCATGGGCAACCATGAGCTACAGGGAGACGACGGCACCAAATCCGCCGCCATCCTCGGCATGCCAAACAGCAATGGCCCAGACTGCGATAAAACCGGTACTTATTCGGTTGATTACGGCAACATGCACATTGCCGTTCTGGGTTGGACGGGCGACACCACCCAGATGCAGGAAAAACTCGATTGGCTGCGCAAGGATATGAACGCTTCCCATAAGACCTGGAAGATGATCGCGACCCACCAGCCGACGTTCAATACGAACCCGTCGGACGGTTCCACGATGTTTTACGATATGTTGCCGCAGGTGTGCGACGAACTGGGTGTGGACATCGTGTTCAACGGCCACGATCATGCTTACGGTCGCACCTACCCCATCTACGACAAGACTCCGGCGACGTCCGATCCGGCCAACTGCAACAACGGTACGGTCTATATCGCAGCCGGCCACAGTGGGGACAAAACTTACGACATTGACCCAGTGCAACCGGATGCTTTCGTCACCCATCAGCAGGAGGCCAACAAAGACGACGCCGTTTACCTGACCTGCTCGGTGGACAAGAACAAGATGCATCTCGTCGTGCATGATTCCCAAAACGGCGAGACGACCGACGACGTGACGCTGACCGCGCATAAAACCGACAAGACCGCGTTGCAGTCTGCCATTGCCAGTGCGCAGGCGCTGGATGGCGCGGCTGTGGTCGGCAACTATGAAGGCAATTACCCGCAAAGCGCCATGGATTCCATGAAGTCTGCGATCAATGCCGCAAACGCCGTAAACAGCGACGACAATGCCACGCCGGAAGACGTGGCTGCGGCGGTAACTGCGCTGAACACGGCAGTGGCCACGTTCCAGAGCGCGGTGGTGACGGTTGATCGCACCCAGTTGAACACGCTGGTGTCCAATGCGGAGAAGTTGGATTCCACCAAGTATACGCCGAACAGTTGGAAACCGTTCGGCGATGCATTGACGGCTGCGCAGACCGTGCTGGCCGGTCACCCGCGTCAGGAAGACATTAATGAGGCGTTCAACGCACTGCTGACAGCCCAAAACAGTCTGGTGTTTGCGGCAGATAAATCTGCGCTGCAACAGATCGTCACATTGGCGAAAAACACGGATACATCCAATGACAAACCTGCGCGTGTGAAGGCGCTGACCGATGCGGTCGCGGCAGCACAGGCTGTGTTGGACGACCCGAACGCCGTGCAAACCGAAGCGGATAACGCGGTAGCCGCGGTACTGCAGGCGCTTACCAATCTGCAGGAAATCGCGGACCGTACGGATCTGAACGCACTAATTGTAACGGTGCAGAAACTGGATGGCAGCAAATACACCAATGCCAGTTGGCAAAGCCTGCAGACGGCGTTGAGCGCCGCACAGGCCGAAGCTGCCGATCTGGATAATAATGCGTCCGATATCCAGACCGCCTACAGCAATTTGGCGGGCGCGGTGAACGCACTGGTGACGGTTTCCAACAAGGCGGCGCTGAGCAACACCGTTTCGCTGGCAGGCCAGGTGCTCGCCAACGCAGGCAGCTACGCGCCGGCCACCTTGCAGGGGATTTCTGATCTCGTGGCACAGGCGCAGGCATTGCTGGTGCAGAACGATGCGACGCAGAGCGCGGTGGACAGCGCAGACAGCGCCTTGCTCAACGCCCTTGCAAAAGTTCGTGTCAAAGCGGATAAGACCGACTTGGCCAAGCTGGTCGATGCCACCTCGAAAATGGATCTTACCAAATACACGGCTGCGAGCGCGGAGACACTCCGTCAGGAACTGACAGCGGCCAAGACAGCGCTGACGGATGAAAACATCACGCAGGATGCGGTCAACCAACTGACGGGCAGCCTCCAGAATGCGGTCAACGGGCTGGTGCCGGTTTCGGCCGGAAATGGGACAACATCCTCCAACGATGCGTCTTCCCATTCCAATGCGTCTAACCCTAAAACGGGCGCTGCGCAGTCTTCTGCGTTGCCGGTCGCAGCAGCCGGTGGTCTGGTCGGCGCCTGCGCCTTCGTGGTGGTGCTGTTTCGCCGCCGGAAAAAGGAAAGCCGATAA